A genomic segment from Tuwongella immobilis encodes:
- the rplT gene encoding 50S ribosomal protein L20: MVRAGSGKTLAARRKRTRKLTKGFRLSRHNLFRQAIVTLIRSRVYAFRDRRVRKRDFRRLWIVRINAACRARGMRYSAFIAGLTNAMIILNRKSLSEIAIHDPETFDKLVEIAKANLPAGLK, translated from the coding sequence ATGGTACGTGCAGGAAGCGGCAAGACCCTGGCTGCTCGCCGCAAGCGGACCCGGAAGCTGACCAAAGGCTTTCGGTTGAGCCGCCATAATCTCTTTCGGCAAGCGATTGTTACCCTCATTCGCTCCCGCGTTTACGCCTTCCGCGATCGTCGCGTCCGTAAGCGTGATTTCCGCCGACTCTGGATCGTCCGCATCAACGCGGCTTGCCGCGCTCGTGGAATGCGCTACAGCGCCTTCATCGCCGGACTGACCAACGCGATGATCATCCTGAATCGCAAGAGCCTTTCCGAAATCGCCATCCACGATCCGGAAACCTTCGATAAGCTGGTCGAAATCGCCAAGGCGAACCTCCCCGCAGGTCTCAAATAA